The following coding sequences are from one Alkalinema sp. FACHB-956 window:
- the nblS gene encoding two-component system sensor histidine kinase NblS yields MVEILRTLRNVLLRWWSDFTLQTKLMAVATLVVSLVMSGLTFWAVNTIQYDARLNDTRFGSDLGLLLAVNAAPLLAEDNKSELARFSHRFYSSTASIRYMLYADPDGNIFFGIPFSDSEVQNSLTIKRRIQLPDDFSERSDLPMVRQHLTPDGEVTDVFVPLVYEGQYLGVLAIGTNPNPTAVASSHLTRDVTTAVFVSIWVMVILGAVFNALTITKPIKELLVGVQNIAKGNFKQRVDLPLGGEFLALMSSFNEMAEKLERYEEQNIEELTAEKAKLDTLVSTIADGAILLDTDFQVVLANRTARRIFGWENQTLEGENVLYAFPAAVQAELTRPLYQLVRGELKEEAEFTITLKEPTQRTIRILLNNVLDSARENVKGIALTVQDITREAELNEAKSQFISNVSHELRTPLFNIKSFIETLYEYGDALEPEQQRDFLETANRETDRLTRLVNDVLDLSRLESSRTYTLDAVDLNQTIEQTLRTYQLNAKDKGITLIQDVQANIPAVLGHYDLLVQVFANLVGNAMKFTSSGGEVAIRAYLLDECDVDHQSQRVRIEVSDTGIGIDPEDQEAVFERFFRVENRVHTLEGTGLGLSIVRNIVHDKHHSQVNIISEVGVGTTFWFDLLVFQDQTDLLIESEEMLQENTAIAS; encoded by the coding sequence CTGGTGGAAATTCTCAGAACGTTGCGGAATGTGTTGTTGCGTTGGTGGTCGGACTTTACGCTCCAGACCAAGTTGATGGCTGTCGCCACGTTGGTGGTCTCATTGGTGATGAGCGGTTTGACGTTCTGGGCGGTCAACACCATTCAATATGACGCACGGCTGAACGATACCCGCTTTGGCAGTGACTTGGGCTTGCTGTTAGCGGTGAATGCTGCCCCATTGCTGGCGGAAGATAACAAATCTGAACTGGCTCGCTTTTCCCACCGTTTCTATAGCAGCACCGCCAGTATTCGCTATATGCTCTACGCGGATCCGGATGGCAATATCTTTTTTGGTATCCCCTTTTCCGACTCCGAGGTGCAAAATTCTTTAACCATCAAACGGCGCATTCAGTTGCCGGATGACTTTTCCGAGCGATCGGATTTGCCCATGGTGCGCCAACATCTCACCCCCGATGGTGAAGTGACCGATGTCTTTGTGCCGTTAGTCTACGAAGGCCAATATCTGGGCGTGTTGGCGATCGGGACGAACCCCAATCCCACGGCAGTAGCCTCATCCCATTTGACGAGAGATGTTACCACCGCTGTATTTGTTTCGATTTGGGTCATGGTGATTTTAGGTGCGGTGTTTAATGCCCTCACCATTACCAAGCCCATCAAGGAGTTACTGGTAGGGGTGCAAAATATTGCCAAGGGTAACTTTAAACAGCGAGTGGATTTGCCCCTGGGGGGAGAATTTCTGGCATTGATGTCCAGTTTCAACGAAATGGCGGAAAAGCTGGAGCGCTACGAAGAGCAGAATATTGAAGAACTCACCGCTGAAAAGGCCAAACTGGATACGCTCGTCTCGACGATCGCCGATGGGGCTATCTTGCTCGATACGGATTTTCAAGTGGTGTTAGCCAATCGCACTGCCCGTCGCATTTTTGGCTGGGAAAACCAAACGCTGGAAGGCGAAAACGTTCTCTATGCCTTTCCCGCAGCGGTACAGGCGGAACTCACGCGACCGCTCTATCAATTAGTGCGCGGAGAACTGAAGGAAGAAGCTGAATTCACGATTACCCTCAAGGAACCCACCCAGCGCACCATTCGTATCCTGCTGAATAACGTCTTGGATAGTGCAAGGGAAAATGTTAAAGGAATTGCCCTCACAGTTCAAGATATCACCCGTGAAGCTGAACTGAATGAAGCCAAGAGTCAATTCATCAGCAATGTGTCCCACGAGCTTCGTACCCCGTTGTTTAATATCAAGTCGTTCATTGAAACGCTCTATGAGTATGGGGATGCGTTGGAACCCGAGCAACAGCGGGATTTTCTGGAAACGGCGAACCGGGAAACCGATCGGCTCACCCGCTTGGTCAATGATGTCTTGGATCTGTCCCGGTTGGAATCGTCCCGGACCTATACCTTGGATGCGGTGGATCTGAACCAAACGATCGAGCAAACCCTGCGCACCTATCAGTTGAATGCCAAAGATAAGGGCATCACGCTGATCCAAGATGTGCAAGCGAATATACCTGCCGTTTTGGGGCATTACGATTTGTTGGTGCAGGTGTTTGCCAATCTGGTTGGCAATGCGATGAAATTTACTAGCTCCGGCGGTGAGGTGGCAATCCGAGCCTACCTACTGGATGAATGTGATGTGGATCACCAGTCCCAACGGGTACGTATTGAAGTGAGTGATACCGGCATTGGGATTGATCCGGAGGACCAAGAAGCGGTGTTTGAGCGCTTTTTCCGGGTGGAAAATCGTGTGCATACCCTAGAAGGGACTGGGCTAGGGCTATCGATCGTCCGAAACATCGTCCACGACAAGCATCACAGTCAAGTTAACATCATCAGTGAAGTCGGGGTTGGTACGACCTTCTGGTTTGATTTACTGGTCTTTCAAGATCAAACGGACTTGCTGATTGAGTCGGAGGAAATGCTCCAGGAAAATACTGCGATCGCCAGTTAA
- a CDS encoding heterodisulfide reductase-related iron-sulfur binding cluster, with protein sequence MQAPETSTAPSIGDTREPTQANLPIDAASTSISDALASLKGFDPQNPPDPKLIDACVHCGFCLSTCPSYRVLGTEMDSPRGRIYLMDGVNEGQIPLSPATVQHFDSCLGCLACVTTCPSGVQYNQLIEATRSQVARNHPRSLPEKLLRNLIFQTFPYPERLRALLRPVVLYQKSGLQKWLRSLKLLPRISPQLAAMEDMLPEVSPQAFQDRLPEVVPAVGQQRYRVGLILGCVQRLFNPEVNEATVRVLTANGCEVVIPKSQGCCGALSHHQGEETQAQTLAKQMIDTFAQAGVDYVLINASGCGHTLKEYGHILQEDADYADRAKAFVDRVKDVQEFLADVGLTVPLQPLQTAPLTLVYQDACHMIHGQKISVQPRQLLRQIPGVQLREPIDAALCCGSAGIYNILQPEVAAELGQQKVTNLTNTGAQVIASANIGCFVQISKHLALQGKSVPVLHPMQLLDYAIRGIALDADP encoded by the coding sequence ATGCAAGCACCAGAGACTTCGACCGCCCCCTCAATCGGGGATACCCGTGAACCCACCCAGGCAAATTTGCCGATCGATGCAGCATCCACCTCAATCAGTGATGCGTTGGCCAGCTTAAAGGGCTTCGATCCACAAAATCCGCCCGATCCGAAACTGATTGACGCCTGTGTCCATTGCGGGTTCTGTCTGTCCACCTGTCCCAGCTACCGCGTCCTAGGGACGGAAATGGATTCGCCGCGCGGTCGGATTTACCTGATGGATGGGGTGAATGAAGGTCAGATTCCCCTGTCTCCAGCGACGGTGCAGCATTTTGATTCCTGTTTGGGCTGTTTGGCCTGCGTCACCACCTGTCCTTCTGGGGTGCAGTACAACCAGTTGATTGAGGCTACCCGATCGCAGGTGGCCCGCAACCATCCCCGATCGCTGCCTGAAAAGCTGCTGCGGAACCTAATTTTTCAGACCTTCCCCTATCCCGAGCGGCTGCGGGCGCTCCTGCGGCCTGTGGTGCTGTACCAGAAATCTGGATTGCAAAAGTGGTTGCGATCGCTCAAACTGCTCCCACGCATTTCCCCCCAATTGGCGGCCATGGAAGACATGCTGCCGGAGGTTTCCCCCCAAGCCTTTCAGGATCGACTGCCGGAAGTGGTTCCAGCGGTGGGCCAGCAACGCTATCGGGTGGGTCTGATTTTGGGCTGTGTGCAACGGTTGTTTAATCCAGAGGTGAACGAAGCAACGGTGCGAGTTCTGACCGCAAATGGTTGCGAAGTCGTGATTCCCAAAAGTCAAGGCTGTTGTGGTGCGCTGTCCCACCACCAGGGCGAAGAAACCCAAGCCCAAACCCTGGCCAAGCAAATGATTGATACCTTTGCCCAGGCGGGGGTGGATTATGTACTGATCAATGCTTCTGGTTGTGGCCATACATTGAAGGAATACGGCCATATTCTCCAAGAGGATGCAGACTATGCCGATCGGGCCAAGGCATTTGTCGATCGGGTCAAGGATGTGCAGGAATTTTTGGCGGACGTGGGCTTAACGGTTCCCTTGCAACCGTTGCAGACCGCCCCATTAACGCTGGTCTATCAAGATGCCTGTCACATGATTCATGGTCAAAAGATCAGTGTCCAGCCCCGGCAATTGCTGCGCCAGATTCCTGGGGTGCAACTGCGGGAACCGATCGATGCGGCTCTGTGCTGCGGCAGTGCGGGAATTTACAACATCCTGCAGCCGGAGGTGGCTGCGGAGCTGGGACAACAAAAGGTGACGAATCTGACCAATACGGGCGCACAAGTCATTGCCTCCGCCAATATTGGCTGTTTTGTACAAATTTCCAAGCATTTAGCCCTGCAAGGCAAATCGGTGCCCGTGCTCCATCCTATGCAGTTGCTGGACTACGCGATACGAGGCATTGCCTTAGACGCCGACCCCTAG
- a CDS encoding FAD-binding oxidoreductase produces MQNTIVKELAARWDGDRMQLWDEVSPALQATWHRAIAPQQTVVGVMTPQTLEELSTMVVQAQDLGCAVVPMGQGSKLGWGGLAHSSRPIVFLRMAPFNRVIDHAVGDLTVTVEAGLTLAELQRSLATAGQFLAIDPSYPNHATIGGIIATGDTGALRHRYNSVRDMVLGVTFVRSDGQLVKAGGRVVKNVAGYDLMKLLTGSYGTLGVITQVTLRVYPIPETVQTVVLSGAPDRIGQAAQTLLNSALTPIALDAISARVSSHLQLGDAIALLVRFQSIRESVQEQSQRCVDLATTLGLAATIVPPETEGDLWRRLGECMTPTDQTDRITCKIGMKSSGAIAQLLQWETQLPGLGARLHLGSGLGQLVLPATIRSTQLLAARSICQAAGGFLTVQEAPIALKQQMDIWGERGAALAMMQAIKQQFDPQRLFSPGRFIGGI; encoded by the coding sequence GTGCAAAACACGATCGTGAAAGAATTGGCAGCAAGGTGGGACGGCGATCGGATGCAGCTTTGGGACGAGGTGTCCCCAGCGCTACAAGCAACCTGGCACCGAGCGATCGCGCCCCAGCAAACGGTAGTTGGGGTGATGACGCCGCAGACGCTGGAAGAACTGAGTACCATGGTGGTGCAAGCGCAGGACTTGGGCTGTGCGGTGGTGCCGATGGGGCAGGGTAGTAAGTTGGGATGGGGGGGCTTGGCCCATTCCTCTAGGCCGATCGTCTTCCTCAGGATGGCTCCCTTCAATCGGGTGATTGACCATGCGGTGGGGGACTTAACCGTCACGGTGGAAGCGGGGTTGACCTTGGCGGAATTACAACGAAGTTTAGCCACTGCGGGGCAGTTTTTAGCGATTGACCCCAGCTATCCCAATCACGCCACGATCGGCGGCATCATCGCCACGGGGGATACGGGAGCCCTGCGCCATCGCTATAACAGCGTGCGGGATATGGTGCTAGGGGTGACCTTTGTGCGATCGGATGGGCAGCTTGTTAAAGCAGGGGGGCGCGTGGTGAAAAACGTAGCGGGCTATGACCTGATGAAGCTGTTAACGGGCTCCTATGGCACCTTGGGCGTCATCACCCAGGTGACGCTGCGGGTCTATCCTATTCCAGAAACGGTGCAAACGGTGGTGCTCTCCGGAGCGCCCGATCGTATTGGCCAAGCCGCGCAAACCTTATTGAATTCCGCCCTGACCCCGATCGCCCTGGATGCGATTTCAGCCCGTGTCAGTTCCCACCTCCAGCTAGGTGATGCCATAGCACTCCTAGTCAGATTCCAAAGTATTCGCGAAAGTGTGCAGGAACAGAGTCAGCGCTGCGTTGACTTGGCGACGACCTTAGGCTTAGCTGCCACGATCGTGCCCCCGGAAACGGAGGGCGATCTATGGAGACGCTTGGGAGAATGTATGACTCCAACGGATCAGACCGATCGCATAACCTGCAAAATAGGCATGAAGTCCTCAGGGGCGATCGCGCAACTCCTGCAATGGGAAACGCAATTGCCGGGATTAGGCGCAAGGCTCCATTTGGGTAGTGGCTTAGGTCAACTGGTTTTGCCAGCCACGATTCGATCGACGCAATTGCTCGCAGCCAGATCGATCTGTCAAGCCGCCGGTGGATTTTTGACCGTGCAAGAAGCGCCGATCGCCCTGAAACAGCAAATGGATATCTGGGGAGAGCGCGGAGCCGCCTTGGCCATGATGCAAGCCATCAAACAGCAATTTGATCCGCAGCGACTGTTCAGTCCCGGTCGGTTTATCGGTGGAATTTAA
- a CDS encoding ATP-binding protein, giving the protein MPKFQILIVEADAILAQAVKTRLLQAGYEVAGLVADGTTAIALVQQRLPDLILMGIHLQGTLDGIETADQLRGICDRPVVYLTNETQPQTFERAKATHPYGYLLHSCCDRELITTIELAIARHQAESALRESLQQQQEICEMQARFVSMVAHEFRNPLNSILFSTELLNRYGTQLADDKRDAYFQRIHGSIRRMHQLLDDVLTIGEAEAGKLTYQPQPLNLLQVCQDVLHDLQPSEGFTHPVVFTYSPDLLHDRNTQHCLDERLLRHILGNLLSNAIKYSPQGQSIFFDVVCNKEEVVFRIQDQGIGIPISDQAHLFHEFHRASNVRTIPGTGLGLAIVKQCVDRHDGHVEFHSEVGQGSTFTVTLPLAQTLVHPPSSVVA; this is encoded by the coding sequence ATGCCCAAGTTCCAGATTCTCATTGTTGAAGCCGATGCCATCCTCGCCCAAGCGGTCAAAACCCGTTTATTACAGGCAGGGTATGAAGTCGCGGGTTTAGTAGCGGATGGAACAACAGCGATCGCCCTTGTACAGCAACGGTTGCCTGACCTCATCCTGATGGGAATTCACCTTCAGGGTACCCTCGATGGGATTGAGACAGCGGATCAACTGCGGGGGATTTGCGATCGCCCCGTGGTTTACCTGACCAACGAGACGCAGCCCCAAACCTTTGAACGGGCCAAAGCAACCCATCCCTATGGGTATCTTCTGCATTCCTGTTGTGATCGGGAACTCATCACCACGATCGAACTGGCGATCGCTCGGCATCAAGCAGAATCTGCGCTCCGGGAATCACTACAGCAACAGCAAGAGATCTGCGAGATGCAAGCTCGCTTTGTATCGATGGTGGCCCACGAGTTTCGTAACCCCCTCAATTCAATTTTATTCTCAACAGAATTATTAAATCGCTACGGTACCCAACTGGCTGACGATAAACGAGATGCTTACTTTCAGCGAATCCACGGATCGATTCGCCGCATGCATCAACTTTTGGATGATGTCCTGACGATCGGAGAAGCGGAGGCTGGCAAGTTGACTTACCAACCACAGCCGTTGAACCTTCTTCAGGTGTGCCAGGATGTCCTGCACGATCTCCAACCCTCCGAGGGGTTCACCCACCCTGTGGTTTTTACGTACTCCCCCGACTTGCTCCATGACCGAAATACTCAACATTGCTTAGATGAACGCCTTTTACGCCACATTTTGGGGAACTTACTCTCCAACGCAATTAAGTATTCTCCCCAAGGTCAAAGTATTTTCTTTGACGTAGTGTGTAACAAAGAAGAGGTAGTCTTTCGGATCCAAGATCAGGGCATTGGAATCCCGATTTCAGACCAAGCTCACCTCTTCCACGAATTCCACCGAGCCAGCAATGTTCGCACCATTCCCGGTACAGGGCTGGGATTGGCGATCGTCAAACAATGTGTTGACCGGCATGACGGCCATGTGGAATTTCACAGTGAGGTGGGTCAAGGATCGACGTTTACGGTGACCCTACCGTTGGCCCAGACCTTGGTACATCCGCCTTCTTCCGTGGTGGCTTGA
- a CDS encoding response regulator: MKTILVIEDDKNVRECLIDLLEVEGFQTISACDGPTGLELAQQQQPDMVLCDVHMPEVDGFTVLHQMRQNPDTSALPFIFLTARTTKADLRRGMELGADDYLFKPFTPDELFAAIATRLDKYAALTQHLNTGAGEDISNHHNGLLNYFYQELRNPLSNLNVVIHLLQEEHQDWQTIATNSDYAKELAILQQVCALRETLTPESAALLSECPISSVLSHSPPLAA, from the coding sequence ATGAAGACAATTTTGGTGATTGAGGACGATAAAAACGTCCGGGAATGCTTGATAGACCTACTGGAAGTTGAAGGATTTCAAACGATCTCGGCCTGTGATGGGCCAACGGGACTAGAGCTAGCCCAGCAGCAACAACCGGACATGGTGCTGTGTGATGTGCACATGCCGGAGGTGGATGGCTTTACGGTTCTACACCAAATGCGCCAGAATCCTGATACGTCGGCATTGCCGTTTATCTTTCTAACAGCTCGGACAACCAAAGCTGATTTGCGCCGAGGCATGGAGTTGGGCGCAGATGATTATCTGTTCAAACCATTTACACCGGATGAGCTCTTCGCAGCAATTGCAACGCGATTGGACAAATATGCTGCATTAACCCAACATTTGAATACGGGAGCAGGAGAAGACATCAGTAACCATCACAATGGTTTATTGAATTACTTCTATCAAGAACTCCGTAATCCTTTGTCTAACCTGAATGTTGTGATTCACCTTTTGCAAGAGGAGCATCAGGACTGGCAAACGATCGCGACCAATTCTGACTATGCCAAAGAACTGGCAATCCTGCAACAGGTTTGCGCCCTGCGAGAAACATTAACCCCTGAAAGTGCAGCGCTGTTGTCTGAATGCCCGATCTCATCGGTGCTCTCCCACAGCCCACCCCTCGCAGCCTAG
- the ftsY gene encoding signal recognition particle-docking protein FtsY: MTFNWFNRKLNEQPETDKAAEPSEPTSETSESAAQPSQEEYLNFAKLAYENLKKKQAAQAEAQEESSQEQPAATESTEADSGVSAAATEVEPDITEPDIAEPDIAGSPVTEPGVAETAVADANVAEAAEPEIAEPGVAEPEIAEPEVAEPAAAEAGTQATPVPEAPTEATPVLAADASSATSEADGATAQPLWLRAEADREARLERLRETAIEEPEPIVAQTPAAKSSTPQPIYEPIDLDDGFIWSAEVLAAQGRRIEDITIEEITWLKRLRQGLDKTRRGLINQLKAIVGQGPLNEDAVLEIESLLLQADVGVAATDAIIAGLQSKLREEALPPDQAIAYLKQLLRDMLEQPVREGGFKRGFGPEKDKLNIWLMTGVNGAGKTTTIGKLAHVASKSGYQCLIAAADTFRAAAVEQVKVWGQRSDVEVIANPGQNTDPAAVVFDAITSAQSRGTELLLVDTAGRLQNKKNLMDELAKVRRIIDKKAEGANVEALLVLDSTLGQNGLQQAKVFAEAAQLSGVVLTKLDGTAKGGIALAVVQQLGLPIRFIGAGEGIEDLRPFSSYEFVEALISG; encoded by the coding sequence ATGACGTTTAACTGGTTCAATCGCAAGCTCAACGAGCAGCCGGAAACAGACAAAGCCGCTGAACCAAGTGAGCCCACGTCGGAAACCAGTGAATCGGCGGCCCAACCTTCCCAGGAAGAGTATCTCAACTTTGCGAAGCTAGCCTACGAGAATCTCAAGAAAAAGCAGGCAGCTCAAGCGGAAGCACAGGAAGAATCGTCTCAAGAACAACCTGCTGCTACAGAGTCCACGGAAGCAGATTCTGGGGTTTCAGCAGCGGCCACCGAGGTGGAGCCAGACATTACTGAGCCAGACATTGCTGAACCAGACATTGCTGGATCACCCGTGACTGAACCAGGCGTTGCTGAGACAGCCGTAGCAGACGCAAATGTTGCTGAGGCAGCTGAGCCGGAAATTGCTGAACCAGGCGTAGCTGAGCCGGAAATTGCTGAGCCAGAAGTTGCTGAGCCAGCAGCAGCAGAGGCTGGAACCCAGGCAACTCCTGTGCCAGAAGCACCTACGGAAGCTACACCCGTCCTGGCTGCGGATGCTAGCAGTGCGACGAGTGAGGCTGACGGGGCAACCGCTCAACCGCTTTGGTTACGGGCTGAAGCCGATCGGGAAGCACGGTTAGAGCGGCTCCGGGAAACCGCGATCGAAGAACCGGAACCGATCGTGGCTCAAACCCCAGCCGCCAAAAGTTCCACTCCGCAACCCATCTATGAACCGATCGATCTCGATGACGGCTTTATCTGGTCTGCGGAAGTGCTAGCAGCCCAAGGGCGGCGCATTGAAGACATCACGATCGAAGAAATTACCTGGCTGAAACGGCTGCGGCAGGGACTCGATAAAACCCGGCGGGGTCTGATTAACCAACTGAAGGCGATCGTGGGTCAGGGGCCGCTGAATGAAGATGCGGTTCTGGAAATTGAATCCCTGCTACTGCAAGCCGACGTGGGAGTTGCTGCCACCGATGCGATCATTGCAGGTTTACAAAGTAAATTGCGGGAAGAAGCTCTCCCCCCCGATCAAGCGATCGCCTACCTCAAGCAACTTTTGCGGGACATGCTGGAACAGCCCGTGCGGGAAGGGGGCTTCAAACGCGGCTTTGGCCCAGAAAAAGACAAGCTGAACATCTGGCTGATGACGGGTGTGAATGGTGCAGGTAAAACCACCACGATCGGTAAACTTGCCCATGTGGCCAGCAAATCCGGTTACCAATGCTTAATCGCAGCGGCGGATACCTTCCGAGCAGCGGCAGTTGAGCAGGTCAAAGTCTGGGGACAACGCAGTGATGTGGAAGTCATCGCCAACCCCGGCCAGAATACCGACCCTGCCGCAGTGGTGTTCGATGCGATTACCTCGGCCCAGTCGCGGGGCACGGAATTGCTGCTAGTGGATACCGCAGGCCGCTTGCAGAATAAGAAAAATCTGATGGATGAGCTAGCCAAGGTTCGCCGCATTATTGATAAAAAAGCAGAAGGTGCTAACGTCGAAGCCTTACTGGTGCTCGATTCCACCCTTGGACAAAATGGCCTTCAGCAAGCCAAAGTTTTTGCGGAAGCGGCTCAGTTAAGTGGTGTGGTGCTTACCAAACTGGACGGCACTGCAAAAGGCGGCATTGCCTTAGCCGTGGTTCAACAGCTAGGCTTACCGATTCGTTTTATCGGCGCGGGGGAAGGGATTGAAGATCTCCGTCCGTTCTCCAGCTATGAATTTGTCGAAGCCCTGATTAGCGGTTAA
- the nusB gene encoding transcription antitermination factor NusB, whose product MQARRIARELALLSLSQMPSKPERLNAQSLQDIVVAAVRTLASEARDTLETASAELQRSNSQLLDSETRASSPEAAKEMLKESIRLTQEAINRLGHTLEIPEFLQLSNQKDVRNYALEILGRFQTDRATVDAVLNQSLVDWQLNRLAGIDRDLLRIAVVEMMFLGTAPEVAINEAVELAKRYSEEDGHRFINGVLRRAYEQIKGGVQASASQS is encoded by the coding sequence ATGCAAGCTCGTCGTATCGCCCGTGAACTCGCCCTTCTGAGTCTAAGCCAAATGCCCAGCAAGCCAGAACGGCTGAATGCGCAGTCTTTGCAGGATATTGTGGTGGCTGCGGTGCGTACCTTGGCATCGGAGGCACGGGATACGTTGGAAACGGCCTCAGCGGAACTGCAACGTAGTAATAGTCAACTGCTGGATAGCGAAACCCGCGCGAGCAGTCCGGAAGCCGCCAAGGAAATGTTGAAGGAATCCATTCGGTTGACGCAGGAAGCCATCAACCGTCTCGGCCATACGTTAGAGATTCCTGAATTTTTGCAGTTGTCCAATCAAAAGGATGTACGGAATTACGCCCTTGAGATTTTGGGCCGTTTCCAGACCGATCGCGCCACGGTGGACGCAGTATTAAATCAATCCCTGGTGGATTGGCAGTTGAACCGTTTGGCAGGCATCGATCGGGATTTATTGCGCATTGCCGTCGTGGAAATGATGTTTTTGGGCACTGCGCCGGAAGTGGCGATTAACGAAGCCGTGGAATTGGCCAAACGCTACAGCGAAGAAGATGGTCACCGCTTTATTAATGGTGTTCTCCGGCGGGCGTACGAGCAAATCAAAGGGGGCGTTCAGGCGAGTGCATCCCAGTCCTAG
- a CDS encoding DUF502 domain-containing protein has product MLNRLKQDLKNDLIAGLLVIIPLATTIWLTYTIATWVIEFLTRIPKQLNPFDGLHPLLVNLLDFLVGLTVPLLSILAIGLMARNIAGRWLLELGESVLQAIPLAGQVYKTLKQLLETVLKDSAGKFRRVVLVEYPREGVWALGFVTGTISAEIQSHFSGTMLSVFVPTTPNPTTGWYAVVPETAVINLAMPIEDAFKVIVSGGIVSPDALTTVSPGSAIAGSDALPMNQLLERDLQPVTIEDPSNVR; this is encoded by the coding sequence ATGCTAAACCGCCTGAAGCAAGATCTGAAAAATGACCTGATTGCGGGTCTGTTGGTGATAATCCCACTGGCAACAACGATCTGGCTGACCTATACGATTGCGACTTGGGTTATTGAGTTTCTAACCCGCATTCCCAAACAACTGAATCCTTTTGATGGCTTGCATCCCCTGTTGGTCAATCTCCTAGATTTTTTAGTCGGGTTGACTGTCCCCTTGCTTTCCATCTTGGCGATCGGGCTAATGGCCAGGAATATCGCTGGGCGGTGGCTGCTGGAGCTGGGTGAAAGTGTTCTCCAAGCCATTCCCCTCGCAGGGCAGGTCTACAAGACCCTGAAGCAGCTATTAGAAACGGTCCTCAAGGACTCCGCTGGGAAATTTCGTCGAGTGGTGTTGGTGGAATATCCTCGGGAAGGGGTTTGGGCCTTAGGATTTGTCACAGGAACGATTAGCGCTGAGATTCAATCCCACTTTAGCGGTACGATGCTCAGTGTTTTCGTCCCAACCACCCCCAACCCCACCACGGGCTGGTATGCAGTTGTCCCCGAAACGGCGGTGATTAACCTCGCCATGCCGATCGAGGATGCCTTCAAAGTCATTGTCTCCGGTGGCATTGTCAGCCCCGATGCTTTAACCACCGTATCTCCCGGTAGCGCGATCGCCGGATCAGACGCCCTACCCATGAATCAACTTTTGGAGCGGGATTTGCAACCCGTGACGATCGAAGACCCATCTAATGTAAGATAA
- a CDS encoding glycosyltransferase family 2 protein: protein MFSIYILTYNEELDIAACLDSALLSDDVIVVDSFSSDRTVEIAQRYSHKHPVRVVQHAFESHGKQRTWMLRSIPTKYEWVYILEADELMTPELFQECLRSIQQPEHIGYYVAERVMFMGQWIKYSTQYPRYQMRLFRKDKVWFSDYGHTEREVCDGSTGFLKETYPHYTQGKGFERWFDKHNTYSTNEAKETIRQLEQGKVDWRKIFFGKTEVERRHALKDLSQRVPFRPLVRWIYMYFFLGGILDGRAGFAWCTLQAFYEYMILLKVWEFRHMPVPTVSGAALPDATLNGNSNDALQPLDRNDPTTIVENVN, encoded by the coding sequence ATGTTTTCCATCTACATCCTGACTTACAACGAAGAACTGGATATTGCAGCCTGCCTGGACTCGGCATTGCTGTCCGACGATGTGATTGTGGTGGACTCCTTTAGCAGCGATCGCACGGTTGAAATTGCTCAGCGCTACAGCCACAAGCATCCTGTCCGTGTTGTGCAGCACGCCTTCGAAAGCCACGGCAAACAGCGCACTTGGATGCTGCGATCGATCCCCACCAAATATGAATGGGTTTACATCCTGGAAGCCGATGAACTCATGACGCCGGAATTGTTCCAAGAATGCCTCCGCAGCATTCAGCAGCCGGAACACATCGGTTACTACGTGGCGGAACGGGTGATGTTCATGGGTCAGTGGATCAAGTACAGCACCCAATACCCGCGCTATCAAATGCGCCTGTTCCGCAAAGACAAGGTTTGGTTTTCCGACTATGGCCATACGGAACGGGAAGTTTGCGATGGCTCCACGGGCTTTCTCAAAGAGACCTATCCCCACTACACCCAGGGTAAGGGCTTTGAGCGTTGGTTCGATAAACACAACACCTACTCCACCAACGAAGCGAAGGAAACAATTCGTCAACTAGAGCAGGGCAAAGTGGACTGGCGGAAAATCTTCTTTGGAAAAACAGAAGTTGAACGACGCCACGCCCTGAAGGATCTCTCGCAACGAGTCCCCTTTCGGCCCCTAGTTCGCTGGATCTATATGTATTTCTTCCTGGGAGGCATTCTAGATGGGCGTGCGGGATTTGCCTGGTGCACGTTACAAGCCTTTTACGAATACATGATCCTGCTGAAGGTCTGGGAGTTTCGCCACATGCCCGTCCCAACCGTATCCGGTGCTGCGCTGCCGGACGCAACCCTTAACGGCAACAGCAACGATGCGCTCCAGCCCTTGGACAGAAATGATCCCACTACGATCGTAGAAAATGTCAATTAA